One genomic segment of Trichocoleus sp. includes these proteins:
- a CDS encoding DEAD/DEAH box helicase, giving the protein MKILHGSWIPDTGTEFLQGGSFYLWVETTVLKKYRKPAQSIHPRQLLIADLVTFLVQELGIKAYSPESLKAAIVPRHFLLPTANNLPLPSLELSRYLEEEPPESFEWKYWQIDCCPAFTFAKTGALNGGRVSNVIKLLNDLHFIALHNLAEVQLGSDLLFWYHYTQSFKQVILKDQYIPALHYRDLMPPATKKTRKTANVKQTTKKTAKKTEKPTATFEIYPGWEIISEQYESDIDRFIDYMPLACVAGFAAPGERSELYDKAKLLRHFSECLLTDIVTHTQSSQAFDKKIADTLLHACLHPNEHYIPWTEKSPSRLELYQQWHRWRDRISRTQTATPFHLCFQLESPAKPEEAWQVLFQIASKQDPSLRISLGDYWRLRPTQQQQLEAQFGEDFEQHLLLNLGYAARVYPKLWQGLQTDQPIGIHLAVDDAFDFLKEAAWVLEAAGYKVIVPAWWTPQGRQRAKVRLKAQGRQLSGNDKSKSYFSFETLVGYKFELAIGDQKISEREWQQLVNAKTPLVQFRGQWIELDQDKMRQMLEFWRKQQKEQPEMGLLDFMKLAANEGDDLEIDFARDQLLSEMLTKLNDKSRLEPIADPKGLQGKLREYQKRGVSWLHYLESLGLNGCLADDMGLGKTVQVIARLVQEREQAKKQKVKQIPPTLLIAPTSVVGNWQKEIEKFAPQLKAMVHHGGDRSQFDQDFKGACNQCDVVITSFTLARKDLKLLETINWQRIVLDEAQNIKNPKAAQTKAILKLEANYRLALTGTPIENRLLDLWSIFNFLNPGYLGKETQFRQSFEVPIQKNNDPISSATLKKLVEPFILRRVKTDQSIIKDLPDKVEQKLYCNLTKEQASLYEAVVKDVEHQLQTVEGIQRKGLILATLTKLKQICNHPRQFLQDESDFTPDRSHKLERLTEMVTEVMEEGESLLIFTQFTEIGEALERYLKHTLHYNTYYLHGGTTRPKREQMISEFQDPETEPSIFVLSLKAGGVGITLTKANHVFHFDRWWNPAVEDQATDRAFRIGQKRNVFVHKFVAIGTLEERIDQMIEDKKKLAGSIVGSDEAWLTELDNEAFKKLIALNRTALLE; this is encoded by the coding sequence ATGAAAATTTTGCATGGCTCATGGATTCCTGACACAGGAACGGAATTTCTTCAGGGTGGATCGTTTTATTTGTGGGTTGAGACAACGGTTCTCAAAAAATATCGCAAGCCTGCTCAATCGATTCATCCGCGTCAACTACTCATAGCCGATCTCGTCACTTTTTTGGTGCAAGAACTGGGCATCAAAGCCTATTCACCAGAGAGCTTAAAGGCGGCGATCGTGCCTCGCCATTTCTTGTTACCCACTGCCAACAATTTGCCGCTTCCTTCGCTGGAATTGAGCCGATATCTTGAAGAAGAGCCGCCAGAGAGCTTTGAATGGAAATATTGGCAGATTGACTGTTGCCCAGCTTTTACATTCGCGAAGACAGGCGCATTGAATGGGGGTCGCGTTAGCAATGTGATTAAACTGCTAAACGATTTACATTTTATTGCGCTGCACAATCTAGCAGAAGTGCAGTTAGGCTCAGACTTGCTGTTTTGGTATCACTACACTCAATCATTTAAGCAAGTCATCCTCAAAGATCAATATATTCCAGCACTGCATTATCGAGATTTAATGCCGCCTGCTACGAAAAAGACTCGAAAAACAGCGAACGTTAAACAAACGACAAAAAAAACAGCAAAGAAGACAGAGAAGCCTACAGCGACATTTGAAATCTATCCAGGCTGGGAGATTATTTCAGAGCAATATGAGTCTGACATCGATCGATTTATAGACTATATGCCCCTGGCTTGTGTTGCCGGATTTGCGGCTCCAGGTGAGCGATCGGAGCTTTACGACAAGGCAAAGCTATTACGACATTTCTCAGAATGTTTGCTGACCGATATTGTGACTCATACACAGTCGAGCCAGGCGTTTGATAAAAAAATTGCTGATACGCTGCTCCATGCCTGCCTGCACCCAAACGAACACTACATTCCCTGGACAGAAAAAAGCCCAAGTCGGCTAGAACTTTATCAGCAGTGGCATCGCTGGCGCGATCGAATCAGCCGCACCCAAACCGCAACCCCGTTTCACCTTTGTTTTCAGCTTGAGTCACCTGCAAAACCGGAAGAAGCATGGCAGGTGCTTTTTCAGATTGCCTCTAAGCAAGATCCCTCGCTCCGCATTTCCCTCGGTGATTATTGGCGACTGCGCCCGACCCAGCAACAGCAGCTAGAAGCCCAGTTTGGCGAAGATTTTGAGCAGCATTTACTTTTGAATCTGGGCTATGCCGCAAGAGTTTATCCAAAGCTATGGCAAGGGCTTCAGACGGATCAGCCGATCGGCATTCATCTCGCAGTTGATGATGCATTCGATTTTTTAAAGGAAGCTGCCTGGGTACTGGAAGCCGCAGGCTATAAGGTAATTGTGCCAGCCTGGTGGACACCGCAAGGACGGCAACGTGCCAAGGTTCGCCTCAAAGCACAGGGACGGCAACTCTCTGGCAACGACAAGTCTAAAAGCTATTTTTCGTTTGAGACACTGGTGGGATACAAGTTTGAGCTGGCGATCGGTGACCAGAAAATTAGTGAGCGGGAGTGGCAGCAGCTTGTCAATGCAAAAACGCCACTCGTTCAGTTTCGCGGACAGTGGATTGAACTCGATCAAGACAAAATGCGGCAAATGCTCGAATTCTGGCGCAAGCAGCAAAAAGAACAGCCCGAAATGGGATTGCTCGACTTTATGAAGCTGGCAGCCAATGAAGGAGATGACCTGGAGATCGATTTTGCCCGGGATCAACTGCTGTCAGAAATGTTGACTAAATTAAACGATAAGAGCCGTCTGGAACCGATCGCTGACCCCAAAGGCTTACAGGGCAAGCTGCGGGAATATCAGAAGCGAGGTGTATCCTGGCTACATTATCTGGAGAGCCTGGGGCTGAATGGCTGTCTTGCTGATGACATGGGTCTGGGCAAAACAGTACAGGTGATTGCGCGGCTGGTGCAGGAGCGAGAACAAGCGAAAAAACAAAAGGTGAAGCAGATTCCGCCAACCCTGCTGATTGCCCCGACTTCGGTTGTGGGAAACTGGCAAAAAGAAATCGAGAAGTTTGCACCTCAACTTAAGGCAATGGTGCATCATGGTGGCGATCGATCACAGTTTGATCAGGACTTTAAAGGTGCTTGTAATCAATGCGATGTGGTGATTACCTCATTTACGCTGGCGCGAAAAGATTTGAAGTTGTTGGAGACAATTAACTGGCAGCGCATTGTTTTGGATGAAGCGCAAAACATCAAAAATCCGAAGGCAGCACAGACCAAAGCAATTCTCAAACTAGAAGCAAATTATCGGCTGGCCTTGACTGGAACGCCGATCGAAAATCGATTACTCGATCTCTGGTCTATTTTTAACTTTCTCAATCCAGGCTATTTGGGGAAGGAAACTCAGTTTCGCCAGTCGTTTGAAGTGCCCATCCAAAAAAACAATGATCCGATCAGTTCGGCAACGCTGAAAAAATTGGTAGAGCCATTCATTCTGCGCCGAGTAAAAACTGATCAATCGATCATCAAAGATTTGCCGGACAAAGTTGAGCAAAAACTCTACTGTAATCTCACCAAAGAGCAAGCTTCTCTATATGAAGCAGTCGTGAAAGATGTAGAACATCAATTGCAAACGGTTGAAGGAATCCAGCGCAAAGGATTAATCCTGGCAACACTGACCAAACTCAAGCAAATTTGTAATCATCCACGTCAATTTTTACAGGACGAAAGCGACTTCACACCCGATCGCTCTCACAAATTGGAGCGTCTTACGGAGATGGTGACAGAAGTGATGGAAGAGGGAGAAAGCCTGCTGATTTTTACGCAATTCACCGAGATTGGGGAAGCTTTAGAACGCTATCTCAAACATACGCTGCACTACAACACCTATTATTTACACGGTGGCACAACTCGCCCAAAACGAGAGCAGATGATCAGCGAATTTCAAGATCCAGAAACAGAGCCTTCTATCTTTGTGCTATCGCTGAAAGCAGGAGGAGTTGGAATTACGCTCACCAAAGCTAACCATGTGTTTCACTTTGATCGCTGGTGGAATCCGGCTGTAGAAGATCAAGCAACCGATCGGGCATTTCGGATTGGACAAAAGCGGAATGTCTTTGTGCATAAATTTGTGGCGATCGGCACACTAGAAGAACGCATTGATCAAATGATTGAAGACAAGAAAAAACTAGCAGGATCAATTGTTGGTTCTGATGAAGCCTGGTTGACCGAACTCGATAATGAAGCTTTTAAGAAACTCATTGCATTAAACCGAACTGCCCTTTTGGAGTAA
- a CDS encoding SWIM zinc finger family protein yields the protein MSQFSKTWWGQKFIAALEQFTDSGRLSRGRSYANSNRIRSFEIKDGIVTARIRGSVNPYYGVYKEPLYATTIEIQPISKAKWAAAIAYIASKAGFISKLLLNEMPDNIEDAFQTLGLHLLPRDESDFKTECSCPDWSNPCKHIAAIYYRVATELDRDPFLLFELRGLPKEELHKELAKSPLGMALSAELLTEATEPKSANSYYTKPETIALDKNTQMRDFWLGEKRLPQAIEPVTAIEVSAILVKKQGDRPPFWQEDHSFIETMEELYQRVKTKNRDVLGE from the coding sequence ATGTCACAATTTAGCAAAACTTGGTGGGGTCAAAAGTTTATTGCTGCACTGGAGCAGTTTACAGATTCCGGCCGTCTCAGTCGAGGACGTTCTTATGCAAATAGCAATCGCATCAGGTCTTTTGAGATTAAAGATGGAATCGTCACTGCAAGAATAAGGGGATCAGTCAATCCTTATTATGGCGTTTATAAAGAACCGCTCTACGCAACAACGATCGAAATTCAACCAATTAGTAAAGCAAAATGGGCAGCCGCAATTGCCTACATTGCCTCCAAAGCTGGATTTATTTCTAAGCTATTGCTGAATGAAATGCCAGACAACATTGAAGATGCATTTCAAACCCTCGGGCTTCATCTTTTGCCGCGCGACGAATCTGACTTCAAAACAGAATGTTCCTGCCCTGATTGGAGCAATCCCTGCAAACATATTGCTGCCATTTACTACCGCGTTGCAACTGAACTCGATCGCGACCCTTTCTTGTTATTTGAACTGCGCGGACTGCCCAAAGAAGAGCTGCATAAGGAACTCGCAAAATCGCCGCTGGGGATGGCACTTTCCGCCGAACTACTAACAGAAGCGACAGAACCAAAATCAGCCAATTCTTACTACACGAAACCTGAAACGATCGCTTTAGATAAAAACACTCAAATGCGAGATTTTTGGTTGGGAGAAAAGCGACTGCCACAAGCGATCGAACCTGTAACTGCGATTGAAGTTTCGGCAATTTTAGTGAAAAAACAGGGCGATCGACCTCCATTTTGGCAGGAAGATCATTCTTTTATTGAAACAATGGAAGAACTCTATCAGCGTGTCAAAACTAAGAATCGAGATGTCTTGGGAGAATAG